In Melospiza melodia melodia isolate bMelMel2 chromosome 30, bMelMel2.pri, whole genome shotgun sequence, a single window of DNA contains:
- the PLEKHH3 gene encoding pleckstrin homology domain-containing family H member 3 isoform X2 produces the protein MPFPGGLWWLLCCRRGFTLLRRDYGEAEREADGEAEEEEEASFELRAHGDQGSLEVSLSQPTRSSSGSERSLLVAEEMRSLIVDKGPGPVEDEPDALVKGWLQREMRGCMKTPWIRPRKYWFVLTPDSLDYYSSNEKGARRLGSLVLTSLCSVLWPDKQLYKETGYWSVTVFGRKHCYRLYTEHLNEAVRWVCAVQKVIDSKAPVQTPTQLLMRDVEEHRDSPEVLEQIYRCNPILRYTSGPLYAPLLPFPYGSLDQSAPGPRSYTTLRDEAVKLFNSLQQLESERDPVPLMQGVLQTCLDLPPLVDEIYCQLVKQTTEPPAPGGQGDLHYWQLLTCMSCTFLPSPPVLRFLRFHLDRTENRFPASEMAKYACFIREALGKTKGRECVPSLEEILVLMQRQEMICTVHCPGAPACSVAISSHTTAEEVAQELVSRLGLSQSPNLFALYEQSRRREQPVGSATLLADVLTRFENLAGEDREQDPPCRLCFKHYGFLDTDNVPRDSLEFALLFEQAHEMVLRGYVPTSEETLQTLAALRLQSLNSDFSTHAPFPRLEELFPPHVLHARLPPLPHRPPKCRGARLRAGLLAGGLWGQALAKQRAERDQRLRGRLREEGASTMAAIVEKWKLLQGMGRPEAMAAYVALVREWPGFGSTLFDVDLQASPVGAGPQRLWLGIGAKAVSLYKPGEPEPLDSFCYGRISSFGASDSSTFRLSVEDRDLLFETSQVDEIAQLLKTYLASAGAQRLPRPQEPPTSAPTLEPTVLPQGLCPAPGPWPPVGSSHS, from the exons ATGCCGTTCCCGGGCGGGCTCTGGTGGCTGCTGTGCTGTCGGCGGGGCTTCACGCTGCTGCGGCGGGACTACGGCGAGGCGGAGCGGGAGGCGGACGGCGAGgccgaagaggaggaggaggcgtcCTTCGAGCTCCGCGCTCACGGAGACCAG GGATCCCTGGAGGTGAGCCTGAGCCAGCCCAcccgcagcagcagcggctcGGAGCG GTCCCTGCTCGTTGCAGAGGAGATGCGCAGCCTCATCGTGGACAAGGGCCCAGGGCCGGTGGAGGACGAGCCTGACGCGCTGGTGAAAG gctggctgcagcGGGAGATGCGGGGCTGCATGAAGACCCCCTGGATCCGCCCTCGGAAGTATTGGTTCGTGCTGACCCCCGACTCCCTGGACTACTACAGCAGCAACGAGAAGGGCGCCAGGCGCCTGGGCTCCCTGGTGCTCACCAGCCTCTGCTCCGTGCTCTGGCCAGACAAGCAGCTCTACAAGGAGACGG GCTACTGGAGCGTGACGGTGTTTGGCAGGAAGCACTGCTACCGCCTGTACACCGAGCACCTCAACGAGGCCGTGCGCTGGGTGTGCGCCGTGCAGAAGGTCATTGACAGCAAAGCTCCTGTCCAAACACCCACCCAGCTGCTCATGCGTGATGTCGAG gagcacagagaCAGCCCCGAGGTTCTGGAGCAGATCTATCGCTGCAACCCCATCCTGCGCTACACCAGTGGCCCCCTCTACGCCCCCCTGCTGCCCTTCCCCTACGGCAGCCTGGACCAAAGTG cccccggCCCCCGCAGCTACACCACGCTGCGTGACGAGGCTGTGAAGCTCTTCAACTCGCTGCAGCAGCTGGAGTCAGAGCGGGACCCGGTGCCGCTGATGCAGGGTGTCCTGCAGACCTGCCTGGACCTGCCCCCGCTGGTGGATGAGATTTACTGCCAGCTGGTGAAGCAGACTACGGAGCCGCCGGCGCCGGGCGGGCAGGGCGACCTGCACTACTGGCAGCTCCTCACCTGCATGAGCTGCACCTTCCTGCCCTCCCCGCCTGTCCTGCGCTTCCTGCGCttccacctggacag GACGGAGAACCGTTTCCCCGCCTCGGAGATGGCCAAGTACGCCTGTTTCATCCGAGAGGCGCTGGGAAAGACGAAGGGGAGGGAGTGTGTGCCCTCTCTGGAGGAGATCCTGGTGCTGATGCAGCGGCAGGAGATGATCTGCACGGTGCACTGCCCTGGGGCGCCTGCCTGCAGCGTGGCCATCAGTTCCCACACCACAGCCGAGGAG GTGGCCCAGGAACTTGTGTCACGCCTGGGGCTGTCCCAGAGCCCCAACCTCTTTGCGCTCTACGAGCAGTCCCGGCGACGGGAGCAGCCAGTGGGCAGTGCCACGCTGCTGGCTGATGTCCTCACCAGGTTTGAAAA cctggctggagaGGACCGGGAGCAGGACCCACCGTGCCGGCTCTGCTTCAAGCACTACGGCTTCCTGGACACGGACAACGTGCCACGAGACAGCCTGGAGTTTGCCCTCCTCTTTGAGCAG gcgcACGAGATGGTGCTGCGGGGCTACGTGCCCACGTCGGAGGAGACGCTGCAGACGCTGGCGGCCCTGCGCCTGCAGAGCCTCAACAGCGACTTCTCCACCCACGCGCCCTTCCCGCGCCTCGAGGAGCTCTTCCCTCCGCACGTGCTGCACGCCCGCCTGCCGCCCCTGCCCCACCGGCCCCCCAAGTGCCGCGGGGCCCGGCTGCGCGCGGGGCTGCTGGccggggggctctggggccaggCCCTGGCCAAGCAGCGGGCGGAGCGGGACCAGCGCCTGCGGGGCCGGCTGCGGGAGGAGGGGGCCAGCACCATGGCTGCCATCGTGGAGAAGTGGAAGCTGCTGCAGGGCATGGGCCGGCCCGAGGCCATGGCCGCCTACGTGGCTTTGGTGCGGGAGTGGCCTGGCTTCGGCTCCACGCTCTTCGATGTGGACCTGCAGGCG AGCCCAGTGGGGGCCGGGCCCCAGCGCCTGTGGCTGGGCATCGGGGCCAAGGCTGTCTCGCTGTACAAGCCGGGAGAGCCCGAGCCCTTGGACAGCTTCTGCTACGGCCGCATCTCCTCCTTTGGTGCCTCTGACAGCAGCACCTTCCGCCTCTCCGTGGAGGACCGAGACCTGCTCTTTGAGACCTCCCAG GTGGATGAGATCGCCCAGCTCCTCAAGACGTACCTTGCCTCTGCGGGTGCCCAGCGGCTGCCCCGGCCCCAGGAGCCTCCCACCAGTGCCCCCACTCTGGAGCCCACTGTGCTGCCCCAggggctctgccctgctcccGGGCCCTGGCCACCAGTGGGTTCCTCCCACAGctag
- the TUBG1 gene encoding tubulin gamma-1 chain, which yields MPREIITLQLGQCGNQIGFEFWKQLCAEHGISPEGIVEEFATEGTDRKDVFFYQADDEHYIPRAVLLDLEPRVIHSILNSPYANLYNPENIYLSEHGGGAGNNWASGFSQGEKIHEDIFDIIDREADGSDSLEGFVLCHSIAGGTGSGLGSYLLERLNDRYPKKLVETYSVFPNQDEMSDVVVQPYNSLLTLKRLTQNADCVVVLDNTALNRIATDRLHIQNPSFSQINQLVSTIMSASTTTLRYPGYMNNDLIGLIASLIPTPRLHFLMTGYTPLTTDQSVASVRKTTVLDVMRRLLQPKNVMVSTGRDRQTNHCYIAILNIIQGEVDPTQVHKSLQRIRERKLANFIPWGPASIQVALSRKSPYLPSAHRVSGLMMANHTNISSLFERTCRQYDKLRKREAFLEQFRKEDIFKDNFDELDNSREIVQQLIDEYHAATRPDYISWGTQEQ from the exons ATGCCGCGGGAGATCATCACCCTGCAGCTGGGCCAGTGCGGCAACCAGA TCGGGTTCGAGTTCTGGAAGCAGCTCTGCGCCGAGCACGGCATCAGCCCCGAGGGCATCGTGGAAGAGTTCGCTACCGAGGGCACCGACCGCAAGGACGTCTTCTTCTACCAG GCAGATGATGAGCACTACATCCCCCGGGCCGTGCTGCTGGACCTGGAGCCCCGTGTCATCCACTCCATCCTCAACTCCCCCTATGCCAACCTCTACAACCCAGAGAACATCTACCTGTCTGAGCATGGAGGGGGAGCTGGCAACAACTGGGCCAGTGGCTTCTCACAG ggagaaaagatcCATGAAGATATTTTTGACATAATAGACAGAGAGGCTGATGGGAGTGACAGCTTGGAA GGCTTTGTACTGTGCCACTCCATTGCTGGTGGAacaggctctgggctgggctcctaCCTCCTGGAGAGGCTGAATGACAg GTATCCCAAGAAACTGGTGGAGACCTACTCGGTGTTCCCAAACCAGGATGAGATGAGCGACGTCGTAGTCCAGCCCTACAACTCCCTGCTGACTCTGAAGAGGCTGACCCAGAATGCTGACTGTGTG GTGGTTCTGGACAACACAGCCTTGAATCGGATCGCGACAGACCGGCTGCACATCCAGAACCCGTCATTCTCACAGATCAACCAGCTG GTGTCCACCATCATGTCTGCCAGCACCACCACGCTCAGGTACCCTGGGTACATGAACAACGACCTCATTGGGCTGATTGCCTCGCTGATCCCCACGCCCCGGCTGCACTTCCTCATGACGGGCTACACGCCGCTCACCACCGACCAGTCG GTGGCCAGTGTGAGGAAAACCACAGTCCTGGACGTGATGAGGAGGTTGCTGCAGCCTAAAAACGTGATGGTGTCCACAGGGCGAGACAGGCAGACCAACCACTGCTACATTGCCATCCTCAACATCATCCAGGGGGAGGTGGATCCCACACAG GTTCACAAGAGTCTGCAGCGGATCAGGGAGAGGAAGTTGGCCAACTTCATCCCCTGGGGCCCTGCCAGCATCCAGGTGGCTCTGTCCCGCAAGTCCCCTTACCTGCCCTCTGCTCACCGTGTCAGTGGCCTCATGATGGCCAACCACACCAACATCTCCTCG CTGTTCGAGCGGACGTGCCGGCAGTACGACAAGCTGCGCAAGCGAGAGGCTTTCCTGGAGCAGTTCCGCAAGGAGGACATCTTCAAGGACAACTTTGACGAGCTGGACAACTCCCGGGAGATCGTGCAGCAGCTGATCGATGAGTATCACGCCGCCACACGCCCTGACTACATCTCCTGGGGCACGCAGGAACAGTGA
- the CCR10 gene encoding C-C chemokine receptor type 10, producing the protein MLRAPSPSAPPLPVLRRSGAGGSAHGAGGNRAGPGAAQSPGRPREMLRPAARFPRSSHGERHRGRVSAAIPSPFPTEPMATTDFYPWEDAYSGEASTLPELCEKEEVQGFARTFQPAVYLLLSLLGTAGNGLVLLTHSRYRQARSISDVCILHLALSDLLLLLTLPLAILDTLQGWSAGTAACKALQGLYALNFYSGFLFLTFISVDRYVAIVRVPAACRLRPRARRLGCLAAGLAWGAAALLALPQFIYGQAEQHLDLRLCRVVFPREVSRAARGATNLLQVLLGFALPCLAMTSCYAAVARTLRASRGAQPQRALRVLLALVLVFVALQLPHSLMVLLDAAELLLPWEMSCAQSRRKDLALLLTGGLAYLRCCLNPLLYAFLGQRFRRELRRLASDAGCAGSLGPRCSGRSGPRRRASLSSYLDVM; encoded by the exons ATGCTGCGCGCCCCGAGCCCCTCGGCGCCGCCGCTCCCGGTGctgcggcggagcggggccggcggcTCCGCCCACGGGGCGGGGGGgaaccgggccgggccgggcgcggcgCAGAGTCCCGGCCGCCCCCGGGAGATGCTCCGCCCGGCAGCTCGATTTCCCCGCTCCTCGCACGGCGAGCGGCACCGGGGCCGTGTCAGTGCG GCgattcccagccccttcccaacaGAGCCGATGGCAACCACTGACTTCTACCCCTGGGAGGACGCGTACTCGGGCGAGGCCAGCACGTTGCCAGAGCTCTGTGAGAAGGAGGAAGTGCAGGGCTTCGCCCGCACCTTCCAGCCCGCCGTGTACCTGCTGCTCTCGCTGCTGGGCACAGCGGGGAACGGGCTGGTGCTGCTCACACACAGCCGCTACCGCCAGGCACGCAGCATCAGCGATGTCTGCATCCTGCACCTGGCTCTGTCcgacctcctgctgctcctgacgCTGCCCCTCGCCATCCTCGACACGCTGCAGGGCTGGTCCGCGGGCACAGCCGCCTGCAAGGCGCTGCAGGGTCTCTACGCCCTCAACTTCTACAGCGGCTTCCTCTTCCTCACCTTCATCAGCGTGGATCGCTACGTGGCCATCGTGCGGGTGCCGGCCGCCTGCCGCCTGCGGCCCCGGGCTCGCCGGCTCGGCTGCCTGGCAGCGGGGCTGGCCTGGGGGGCGGCCgcgctgctggcactgccccagtTCATCTAcggccaggcagagcagcacctcgACCTCCGCCTCTGCCGCGTGGTGTTTCCCCGCGAGGTGTCACGGGCAGCCCGCGGTGCCACCAacctgctgcaggtgctgctgggctTCGCGCTGCCCTGCCTGGCCATGACGAGCTGCTACGCGGCCGTGGCGCGGACGCTGCGGGCGAGCCGCGGTGCCCAGCCGCagcgggctctgcgggtgctgctggccctggtgcTCGTGttcgtggccctgcagctgccccacagccTGATGGTGCTGCTGGACGCGGCcgagctgctgctcccctgggagaTGAGCTGCGCGCAGAGCCGCCGCAAGGACCTGGCGCTGCTGCTCACGGGCGGGCTGGCGTACCTGCGCTGCTGCCTCAACCCGCTGCTCTACGCCTTCCTCGGGCAGCGCTTCCGCCGGGAGCTGCGGCGGCTCGCCAGCGATGCCGGCTGTGCGGGGTCCCTCGGCCCGCGCTGCTCCGGCCGCTCCGGCCCCCGCCGGCGGGCATCGCTCTCCAGCTACTTGGACGTGATGTAG
- the PLEKHH3 gene encoding pleckstrin homology domain-containing family H member 3 isoform X1, giving the protein MPFPGGLWWLLCCRRGFTLLRRDYGEAEREADGEAEEEEEASFELRAHGDQGSLEVSLSQPTRSSSGSERSLLVAEEMRSLIVDKGPGPVEDEPDALVKGWLQREMRGCMKTPWIRPRKYWFVLTPDSLDYYSSNEKGARRLGSLVLTSLCSVLWPDKQLYKETGYWSVTVFGRKHCYRLYTEHLNEAVRWVCAVQKVIDSKAPVQTPTQLLMRDVEEHRDSPEVLEQIYRCNPILRYTSGPLYAPLLPFPYGSLDQSAPGPRSYTTLRDEAVKLFNSLQQLESERDPVPLMQGVLQTCLDLPPLVDEIYCQLVKQTTEPPAPGGQGDLHYWQLLTCMSCTFLPSPPVLRFLRFHLDRTENRFPASEMAKYACFIREALGKTKGRECVPSLEEILVLMQRQEMICTVHCPGAPACSVAISSHTTAEEVAQELVSRLGLSQSPNLFALYEQSRRREQPVGSATLLADVLTRFENLAGEDREQDPPCRLCFKHYGFLDTDNVPRDSLEFALLFEQAHEMVLRGYVPTSEETLQTLAALRLQSLNSDFSTHAPFPRLEELFPPHVLHARLPPLPHRPPKCRGARLRAGLLAGGLWGQALAKQRAERDQRLRGRLREEGASTMAAIVEKWKLLQGMGRPEAMAAYVALVREWPGFGSTLFDVDLQAVRPWLGVVQGWYWGQWASLTPPCPLQSPVGAGPQRLWLGIGAKAVSLYKPGEPEPLDSFCYGRISSFGASDSSTFRLSVEDRDLLFETSQVDEIAQLLKTYLASAGAQRLPRPQEPPTSAPTLEPTVLPQGLCPAPGPWPPVGSSHS; this is encoded by the exons ATGCCGTTCCCGGGCGGGCTCTGGTGGCTGCTGTGCTGTCGGCGGGGCTTCACGCTGCTGCGGCGGGACTACGGCGAGGCGGAGCGGGAGGCGGACGGCGAGgccgaagaggaggaggaggcgtcCTTCGAGCTCCGCGCTCACGGAGACCAG GGATCCCTGGAGGTGAGCCTGAGCCAGCCCAcccgcagcagcagcggctcGGAGCG GTCCCTGCTCGTTGCAGAGGAGATGCGCAGCCTCATCGTGGACAAGGGCCCAGGGCCGGTGGAGGACGAGCCTGACGCGCTGGTGAAAG gctggctgcagcGGGAGATGCGGGGCTGCATGAAGACCCCCTGGATCCGCCCTCGGAAGTATTGGTTCGTGCTGACCCCCGACTCCCTGGACTACTACAGCAGCAACGAGAAGGGCGCCAGGCGCCTGGGCTCCCTGGTGCTCACCAGCCTCTGCTCCGTGCTCTGGCCAGACAAGCAGCTCTACAAGGAGACGG GCTACTGGAGCGTGACGGTGTTTGGCAGGAAGCACTGCTACCGCCTGTACACCGAGCACCTCAACGAGGCCGTGCGCTGGGTGTGCGCCGTGCAGAAGGTCATTGACAGCAAAGCTCCTGTCCAAACACCCACCCAGCTGCTCATGCGTGATGTCGAG gagcacagagaCAGCCCCGAGGTTCTGGAGCAGATCTATCGCTGCAACCCCATCCTGCGCTACACCAGTGGCCCCCTCTACGCCCCCCTGCTGCCCTTCCCCTACGGCAGCCTGGACCAAAGTG cccccggCCCCCGCAGCTACACCACGCTGCGTGACGAGGCTGTGAAGCTCTTCAACTCGCTGCAGCAGCTGGAGTCAGAGCGGGACCCGGTGCCGCTGATGCAGGGTGTCCTGCAGACCTGCCTGGACCTGCCCCCGCTGGTGGATGAGATTTACTGCCAGCTGGTGAAGCAGACTACGGAGCCGCCGGCGCCGGGCGGGCAGGGCGACCTGCACTACTGGCAGCTCCTCACCTGCATGAGCTGCACCTTCCTGCCCTCCCCGCCTGTCCTGCGCTTCCTGCGCttccacctggacag GACGGAGAACCGTTTCCCCGCCTCGGAGATGGCCAAGTACGCCTGTTTCATCCGAGAGGCGCTGGGAAAGACGAAGGGGAGGGAGTGTGTGCCCTCTCTGGAGGAGATCCTGGTGCTGATGCAGCGGCAGGAGATGATCTGCACGGTGCACTGCCCTGGGGCGCCTGCCTGCAGCGTGGCCATCAGTTCCCACACCACAGCCGAGGAG GTGGCCCAGGAACTTGTGTCACGCCTGGGGCTGTCCCAGAGCCCCAACCTCTTTGCGCTCTACGAGCAGTCCCGGCGACGGGAGCAGCCAGTGGGCAGTGCCACGCTGCTGGCTGATGTCCTCACCAGGTTTGAAAA cctggctggagaGGACCGGGAGCAGGACCCACCGTGCCGGCTCTGCTTCAAGCACTACGGCTTCCTGGACACGGACAACGTGCCACGAGACAGCCTGGAGTTTGCCCTCCTCTTTGAGCAG gcgcACGAGATGGTGCTGCGGGGCTACGTGCCCACGTCGGAGGAGACGCTGCAGACGCTGGCGGCCCTGCGCCTGCAGAGCCTCAACAGCGACTTCTCCACCCACGCGCCCTTCCCGCGCCTCGAGGAGCTCTTCCCTCCGCACGTGCTGCACGCCCGCCTGCCGCCCCTGCCCCACCGGCCCCCCAAGTGCCGCGGGGCCCGGCTGCGCGCGGGGCTGCTGGccggggggctctggggccaggCCCTGGCCAAGCAGCGGGCGGAGCGGGACCAGCGCCTGCGGGGCCGGCTGCGGGAGGAGGGGGCCAGCACCATGGCTGCCATCGTGGAGAAGTGGAAGCTGCTGCAGGGCATGGGCCGGCCCGAGGCCATGGCCGCCTACGTGGCTTTGGTGCGGGAGTGGCCTGGCTTCGGCTCCACGCTCTTCGATGTGGACCTGCAGGCGGTGAGGCCCTGGCTGGGGGTGGTACAGGGGTGGTACTGGGGGCAGTGGGCAAGCCTGACACCCCCCTGTCCCTTGCAGAGCCCAGTGGGGGCCGGGCCCCAGCGCCTGTGGCTGGGCATCGGGGCCAAGGCTGTCTCGCTGTACAAGCCGGGAGAGCCCGAGCCCTTGGACAGCTTCTGCTACGGCCGCATCTCCTCCTTTGGTGCCTCTGACAGCAGCACCTTCCGCCTCTCCGTGGAGGACCGAGACCTGCTCTTTGAGACCTCCCAG GTGGATGAGATCGCCCAGCTCCTCAAGACGTACCTTGCCTCTGCGGGTGCCCAGCGGCTGCCCCGGCCCCAGGAGCCTCCCACCAGTGCCCCCACTCTGGAGCCCACTGTGCTGCCCCAggggctctgccctgctcccGGGCCCTGGCCACCAGTGGGTTCCTCCCACAGctag